Genomic DNA from Vreelandella subglaciescola:
TCGGCGGGCTCAAACGCTTTAACGTGGACTATCGCTTCATCCCCGCGGTGGTTTACACCCAGCCCGAAGTGGCACGCGTGGGGCTAAGCGAGCGCGACGCCGACGAACAGGGCATCGCCTACGAGCTCACCCGCTACGCCATGAGCGAAAGCGACCGTGCCATTGCCGAAGACGCCACCGGCGGCTTTATCAAGGTGCTAACCGTCCCCGGGCGGGACAAGATTCTGGGCGCGACCATCGTCGCCGAAAACGCCGGCGAATGGCTGGGCGAGTTCAGTCTGGCGATGAAGCACGGCCTGGGGCTCAACAAGCTGCTGGGCACCGTGCACCCTTACCCCACGCTCAGCGAAGCGGCCAAGGCCACTGCCGGCGCGTGGAAAAACGCCCACAAGCCCGAGCGCGTGCTGGCGCTGCTCAAGCGCTACTTTCGCTGGCGGCGCGGGGCATGATCGAGCTGACGCTTATCGGTGCGGGACACGCCCACGCCTTTGTGCTCGAGGCCTTTGCCCGCATGCCCGAGCCCGACGTCAACCTGACAGTCATCAGTGAAAGTCGTCTGGCGGCCTATTCGGGCAGCGTGCCCGCCTGGCTGGCCGGTCAGTGCCGGCTGCGCGAGACGCAAATCGACGTCGCCGGACTGTGCCAGCGCGCCGGCGCCCGGCTAATCGAGCAGCGCGCCGCGCACGTCAACGCTGCCGCCCGTGAGATCACGCTTGAAAGCGGCGAGCGCCTGAACTTTGACCTCGCCTCTTTCAACGTTGGCGCCACGCTGCGCCACCCAGACACCATGCAGGAGCAAGATGACTCAGCGCTGCCGTTCATGCTCGCCATGCGCCCGCTATCTGCACTTGCCCCACGTTGGCAGACGCTGTGCGCGCGGGTCGATGCGCTACCCCGCGAAAGCGTACAGCGGGTGGTGAGCGTGGGCGGCGGTGCAGCGGGGTGCGAAACGCTGCTGGCCGTGCTCGCCGAGCTGCGCGCACGGCGCCCGGACGTGCGCTTTGAGGGGGCGCTGCTGAGCGCCGACGGCGCGCTGTTACCCGGCGCGGGCAAGCTGCCGCGAATGCTGCTGGGTCGTGCCCTGCGCCGCGCCGGCGTGCACGTCCACAGCGGCATACGCGGTGAGGCACTGACCAGCGGCGGCGTGCTCAGCCAACACGGCGATAATATAGCGGCGGATATCGTGCTCTGGGCCACCGGTGCGGTGGGGCACGAATGGTTGTCAGAAAGCGGTCTGGCGAGGGATCGCCGAGGATTTATCAAGGTGGCGCCAACGCTGGAGGCGAGCGGCCAGCAGGGGATTTTTGCCGCCGGCGACTGCGCGGCCTTTGAGCCGGCGCTGCCCAAGGCCGGCGTTTACGCCGTGCGCATGGGGCCGCACCTTGCCGCCAACCTGCGCCGCGCCTCCCGCCACGAACCGCTAACGGCGTGGCAGCCGCCTCGACGAGTGCTGGCGCTGATTGGCACCGGCGACGGCCGCGCCATTGCCAGCTACGGCGCGCTCGGCGCCTCGGGAAAATGGCTATGGCGGGCGAAGAAACGCATTGATGAACGCTTTATCGCCCGCTTCAACCCGCCGTTTGACAACGGTTCGGGCGCCTAGTGTCGGCCTAGTTGGCCTTGCGCCAGCCGCCGATCACCCGGCTATCGGGGCCGAAGAACACCAGTCGGTCGTGGTCAATCAAATAGCCGTAGGCGTTTTCCAGCATATCGGTCACGCGCTTGGCGTCGTCAAGCGCGGGGCAAGCCTTGCGCGTGGTGGCCAGCTCGTCAATGCTGATGCGCTGCTTGCCGCCCAGGCTTGCCTGACCGGTAAAGCGATTGCAGCCGTCGCTGCCGCTAACGCTACCGTCGGGCGCAATACGGAAATGCGCCGGTTCGGGCAGCGTCACGCGCTCGTGAGTGCCGAGCAGCAGCAAATTCCAGCGCTGATCGATCACCTCGCCGCTCAGCGGCTTGTCGTCGGAGACGTCAGGATTGGCAGGGCTGGTTACCGGCGGCGCGCTTGAACAGGCAGCCAGTAGCGTCATTGACGCCGCCACGCCGGCGAGCTGAAAGCGCTGCTTTAGGCGGCCTCTTTGCTTGCCTGGGGCACGCTGTGTCATGGGGTTTCCTCGATGTATAACGCAGCGGGTTACCAGCTGCCGGTGTTTTCCATGGATGCCCAGGGCTCGGCGGGTTCCAGCGGCTCGCCCTTTTGCAGCAACTCGACCGAAATACCGTCGGGGGAGCGTACAAAGGCCATGTGGCCGTCACGGGGCGGACGGTTGATGGTGACGCCGCTATCCTGAAAGTGCTGGCACAGCGCGTAGATATCGTCGACGCGGTAGGCCAGGTGACCAAAATTGCGGCCGCCGTCGTAGGTTTCCGGGTCCCAGTTGTGAGTCAGCTCGAGTTCTGGCGCCTGCTTTTCGGCCGAGCGGCTCTCGTCTTCCGGCGCGGCCAAAAAGACCAGCGTAAAGCGGCCTTTCTCGCTGTCCTTGCGGCGCACTTCTTTCAGGCCGAGCAGGTCGCAGTAAAAATGCAGCGCGGCGTCCAGATCGCTCACGCGCACCATGGTATGAAGATATTGCATATCAGCTCCTCGAACGTTTCAGGGCAAGGTGGCTACGGGGCGATACCTTCGCCGCAGCCGCTGTACTGATCACCGTCAATGGACAGCGTGACCCGTGCAGGATGAGGCTTGCCGCTCATATCGTCAAAGCAGGCGCCGGATTCGATGCGTACACGAAAAAAGCGCGAGGCGTCAGCGTTTTCCAGCACCACGCGGCCGGCGGCGTTGTCCATTACGCTCATCATGTAGGGCAGCGTTTCGGTGGTTTCACCGTAGTCGGTGGATAGCGTCAGCGTGGGCGCCTTGTTGTCCAGCTCGACCGTCCAGCCGGGCTCGTTGCCGTGGGCCAAAAACATCACGCCGGGATGGTCGGCGCGGGTGCGCGCCGCGCGTTTGTTCGCCAGTTGGCACTGCAGCTGGCCGCGCGGCGTTTCTACCTGGGCTTTATCGCCACGATTCCAGAAGCTGATCCCGCCGTTCTGGTAGCGTGCGCCGCTCGCCACCACCGCCTGGGGCAGGCGCCAGGCGCCGTGCAGCGACCACAGCCGCAGGGTTTCATCGCCAAAGGCGGTGACCAGATTCTGGTTGGCTGGCGCGCAGCGCCACGCCTCAAAGCGTTCGGCCTCGCCGGGAAACAGCATGGGCGGCAACAGCGGAGCCGAGGCTATGGATGTATCCGGCGCCGTCTGGCGCGGCCCGTCGGTAGCCTGATCAGCCGCTGAAGGCGCTGCACCCTGGCTCGCACAGCCGCCGAGTACCAGCGCCGCGGCGCCGAGCAGCGGCACCACGTGATAATGGGTTGGCATGAAGTCTCCCTGGTTTTTTATAACGTGCTCAGCTTGTTATAGCGCACTCAAAGCGGTGGTGTCGCGTTCAAGGCCGCTTGTACGCTTGCAGGTCGTCGGGGTTGAACCCTTCAACGTGCTCGGGCAGCTCAAGTTCTTCGCGCTTGAGTTTTACCTGCATTTTTTCGGCCAGCCGTTCGGCGTCGTCGTCGGTGGTGCGGTCGTTCATCTCGGCCATCTGCGCCATACCCTGATGGTAAAACGAGACGAGATCCAGCGCCGTACGGTCGTCGTTGTCCATGGCGCGGCGCAAGGTCGAGAGATAGCCGCTGACCTGCCCCAAGTGGTGTTTGAGCTGCCAGGCATAGCGCACCTCGGTCATCCACGGGCGATCCTTGAGGACGGCAAACATCGCGCTGGTGGCCAAAAGCCCCAGCAGTACGCCCAACGCATTCAGCGCCAGGCTGCTGCCAAACGCCGCGGTCAACAGCATGGCAAACAGCATGCCGAGCACGACGAACTGCCCCGCCATCACCAGGCTGATAATCCGCGACTTGCGTCGATACGCGTGGGTATCCTGATGTTGGAGTATAAAGCGTGCCATGAACGGCCTTTTGTGTGATGGGTTAATGTTTACGCCAGCCGCTCGGCGGCGGTTTTCAGCAGGCGCTCGGTGGTGTCCCAGCCGATACAGGCATCGGTCACGGAGACGCCGTGGCGTAGTGTACTACCCAGCGATTGTTTGCCCTCGTGCAAGTGGCTTTCAAGCATCAGCGCGGCCAGATTGAGGTTGCCCGCCTCGCGCTGGGCGAGCACGTCGAGCATTACTTCGCTCTGGCGGCGATGATCCTTGCGCGCATTGGCGTGGCTGCAGTCCACCATCAGCCGCGGGTTTTGCCCGGCGCTCTCCAGCGCCGCCGCCGCTGCGCGCACGTGCGCCGCCTGATAGTTGGGTTCACCGCTGCCGCCGCGCAATACCAGATGGGTGTGCGGATTGCCCGGCGTTTGCTGCACCACCGGCCGGCCGCCGGCATCCATGGCGAAGCGCTGGTGCGGGTGGGCAGCAGCCGCCATGGCATCAACCGCGACCTGCACGCCGCCGTTGGTGGCATTCTTGAACCCCACCGCTGCGCCCAAATCGCTTGCCAGTTCGCGGTGCAGCTGGGATTCCGTGGTGCGGGCCCCGATGGCCACCCAGCTGAGCAGATCATCCAGATACGGCGCAAGCATGGGTTGCAAAAGCTCGGTGGCAATCGGCAGACCACATTCGGCGACGTCGCGCATCAACTCGCGAGACAGCTCAAGCCCCCGGGCGATGTCGCCGCTGCCGTCAAGGTCGGGGTCGTAGGCCAGACCCTTCCAGCCCACCGTGGTGCGCGGCTTTTCCACGTAGACACGCATCACCGGCAGGATTTGCCCGGCGACGTCGTCGGCAAGCGCGGCAAGGCGTTCGGCGTATTCAAGGGCCGCGCGGGGATCGTGCACCGAGCACGGCCCCACCACCACCAGCAGGCGCGAATCCTCGCCCGACAAAATACGCTTTACCGCCGCACGCTGGGCGCTGATTTGCGCGCTCAGTGCGCGGCTGACAGGATACGCGGCGCTCAGCGCGTCGGGCGTGGGCAAGGCGTTCGCAGCGCTTGGCGATGCGGTGGAAGACGAGGTGACGGCCGTGGCAGATTCAAGGGCAGCAGCAGTGGCATTCATGGGTTAACTCTCCGTACGCAAGGGACATCGTTGGCTCTTGCCACCCGCATGTACACGGCCGGAGGTGGCAGCTGCTGCCGGCCGCGCGGGGCTAAATCGCCACCCGTAGTCGTACGCCGGATAGCCGTACAAAACGGGAGATTCGATGTTGGCCGGTGCGCGGTAACTCATGGTGCAGCTCCTGTGTAATCAATCGCTTTAGCGGATACTTCCAATTTTTTCGGGCCGACGTATAAACGCAAAAAACCCCGGCTGGGGATTACCCACCGGGGTTTTCGCGGCAGGCAACCCGTAGGGGGATGCCCGTTGGCGCGACTCAATCGCCGGCCACGGCCATCCCCTGGCTAAACCAGTAACCATAGCCATAGGCAAACGCGGTGCATTGCACCGGTGCAAAAAATACCCTGTAAGCGAAATCGACGGTATTCATACGTGTTGCCTGCGGGTCGTGTTGCCGTGAAAATAAAACCACTGGCGCCAGAGTAGCCTGATCACAGCCCCTCTGGCAAGACGGCCGGCTAGCCGGTAAATGTCTGGATCCAGCCGATGGTGGCAGGCAGGCAGGTCATGCCCACCAGCACGATCAGCCCCATCAGGATGGAGAGAAAGCCGGTATCGTCGTAAGAGTTTTCATCGCGGGCCATACAAGCCTCCTTGTGGTTGATACGTTTCAAGCGGACTTCTGTCCGCGTGCAGAGCCTTGGTTTATCAAGCTGAGCATCTCAAACCCAGCCTTTCAAATCCAGTTTAGCAAACTCTTGGCCGGCGTTTCAGGCTTTATCGCGCGGAGCGTAGCTGAACACATCGGAAAATACCCGGGTTTGGTCGATGCCTTTGGCTTCCAGAATATCCAGGCAGGCATACACCATGCCCGGAGAGCCGGACAAATAGATATCGCATGCCTCGGATGCAAGTTCGGCGTTTTCCAGCGCTTCGTCGATGCGCCCAGCGTGGTGGATAATTCGCTCACCGTCGGCCAGCGGCTCTTCCAGCGGCAGCTCGGTCACCGCATGAAAGCAAAACTGCGCCCGGGTTTGTGCCCAGTGCGTGGCCAGCGGCTCGAGGTAAAGTTCGCGGTGCTCACGGGTAGCCCACCACAGGTCGATCCGGCGCTCGGGGGTGTGTTCAAGGGCGGCCTCAACGATGGCTTTCATCTGGGCAAAGCCGGTGCCGGCCGCAATCAGCAGCAGCGGACGCGCACTGCTTTCATCGAGTACGCAGTCGCCGCCGGGCAGGCGCACGGTGAGCTGGTTGGCGACCTTTAACAGCTCGCGCAGCCGCGCCGAGTTGCTGCGTTCCGGCCAGTGCTGCACGTGCAGCTCCAGCCGGCCGTCGCCGCGCGCGGCGCTGGCGATCGAGAACGGCACCCAGGTCGAGTCGTCCAGCGCCAGCTCCAGATACTGCCCCGGCGCATGGCGCATGGCTTCGGCGCGTCCTTCAAGGGTGACGCCAAACACATCGGGATTCAGACTTTCCACTTCGGTGACCTGACAGGTCATCGTCCTTGCGCTCATGCAAACCTCTTGTTCAGCGTCTCATACGGGCGACGCGACGTCGTGAATGATGAATGTCAGCCGCTGCTGCCGCTTCGCGCCGGCGGCAGCGGTATGCCGATACCCAGCGATTCCCAGCGTTCGTCCACGCGCGCCTTGATGGCGCTGTCCATGGCGATGGGTTCGCCCCACTCGCGGGTGGTTTCGCCGGGCCATTTATTGGTGGCATCAAAACCCATCTTGGAGCCCAGCCCCGATACCGGCGAGGCAAAATCAAGATAGTCGATAGGGGTGTTTTCCACGATAACCGTATCCCGCGCGGGGTCCATGCGCGTGGTCATCGCCCAGATCACGTCTTCCCAGCGGCGTGCGTCGACGTCGTCGTCAAGCACCACCACAAACTTGGTGTACATGAACTGGCGCAGGAAACTCCACACCCCCATCATTACCCGCTTGGCGTGCCCCGGATACTGCTTTTTCATGGTCACCACCGCCATGCGGTACGAGCAGCCTTCCGGCGGCAGATAAAAATCCACGATCTCGGGGAACTGCTTGCGCAGAATGGGCACGAACACTTCGTTGAGCGCCACGCCCAGAATCGCCGGCTCGTCGGGCGGGCGGCCGGTATAGGTCGAGTGGTAAATGGCGTCGCGGCGCTGGGTGATGCGCGTTACGGTAAACACCGGAAACGACTCCACCTCGTTGTAGTAGCCGGTGTGATCGCCAAACGGCCCTTCGGGGGCGGTGTCGTCGGGGTAAATGTAGCCTTCGAGAATGATCTCGGCCGAGGCCGGCACGTCGAGCTCGGCGTGGCCACACTTGACCAGCTCGGTGCGCGAGCCGCGCAGCAGTCCGGCAAAGGCGTATTCCGACAGCGTATCGGGCACCGGCGTCACCGCGCCGAGAATCGTCGCCGGGTCGGCGCCCAGTGCCACCGCCACGGGGAACGGCTCGCCAGGGTGCGCCTGCTGAAACTCCTGAAAGTCCAGCGCCCCGCCGCGATGCGACAGCCAGCGCATGATCAGGCGGTTTTTGGCGATTTTCTGCTGGCGGTAAATGCCCAGATTCTGGCGTTCCTTGTGCGGCCCACGGGTCACCACCAGCGACCAGGTCACCAGCGGCGCGGCGTCGCCCGGCCAGCAGTGCTGAATGGGCAGACGATCAAGATCCACGTCATCGCCTTCGTACACCACTTCCTGCACCGGCGCACGCTTGACCATTTTCGGCCCCATGCTCAGCACCTGCTTGAAAATCGGCAGCTTTTGCCAGGCGTCTCTGAGCCCCTTGGGCGGATCGGGCTCTTTCAAAAACGCCAGCAGCTTGCCGACTTCGCTAAGCGCCTCGACCGAGTCTTCGCCCATGCCCAAGGCCACCCGTTCGGGCGTGCCGAACAGGTTACCGAGCAGCGGCATGTCGTGCCCCTTGACGTTTTCAAACAGCAGCGCCGGGCCACCGGCGCGCAGGGTACGATCGCAAATTTCGGTGATTTCGAGGTAAGGGTCCACCTCGGCGCTGACGCGTTTAAGCTCGCCTTTCGCTTCAAGCGCCTCGATAAAGTCACGTAGATCGCGGTATTTCACGACGGAGTTCCTGTTCTCTTGGGCGTCACCGATGCCGGTAACGCTCGCCGGCAGGGCTGCGATGGCGACTAGCGGCGCTTCATGGCCTCGAAGAATTCGAGGTTGGTCTTGGTATCTTTAAGACGGTCAATCAGGAACTCGGTCGCACCG
This window encodes:
- a CDS encoding FAD-dependent oxidoreductase, with product MIELTLIGAGHAHAFVLEAFARMPEPDVNLTVISESRLAAYSGSVPAWLAGQCRLRETQIDVAGLCQRAGARLIEQRAAHVNAAAREITLESGERLNFDLASFNVGATLRHPDTMQEQDDSALPFMLAMRPLSALAPRWQTLCARVDALPRESVQRVVSVGGGAAGCETLLAVLAELRARRPDVRFEGALLSADGALLPGAGKLPRMLLGRALRRAGVHVHSGIRGEALTSGGVLSQHGDNIAADIVLWATGAVGHEWLSESGLARDRRGFIKVAPTLEASGQQGIFAAGDCAAFEPALPKAGVYAVRMGPHLAANLRRASRHEPLTAWQPPRRVLALIGTGDGRAIASYGALGASGKWLWRAKKRIDERFIARFNPPFDNGSGA
- the gloA gene encoding lactoylglutathione lyase, whose protein sequence is MQYLHTMVRVSDLDAALHFYCDLLGLKEVRRKDSEKGRFTLVFLAAPEDESRSAEKQAPELELTHNWDPETYDGGRNFGHLAYRVDDIYALCQHFQDSGVTINRPPRDGHMAFVRSPDGISVELLQKGEPLEPAEPWASMENTGSW
- a CDS encoding 3-deoxy-7-phosphoheptulonate synthase, which produces MNATAAALESATAVTSSSTASPSAANALPTPDALSAAYPVSRALSAQISAQRAAVKRILSGEDSRLLVVVGPCSVHDPRAALEYAERLAALADDVAGQILPVMRVYVEKPRTTVGWKGLAYDPDLDGSGDIARGLELSRELMRDVAECGLPIATELLQPMLAPYLDDLLSWVAIGARTTESQLHRELASDLGAAVGFKNATNGGVQVAVDAMAAAAHPHQRFAMDAGGRPVVQQTPGNPHTHLVLRGGSGEPNYQAAHVRAAAAALESAGQNPRLMVDCSHANARKDHRRQSEVMLDVLAQREAGNLNLAALMLESHLHEGKQSLGSTLRHGVSVTDACIGWDTTERLLKTAAERLA
- the ubiD gene encoding 4-hydroxy-3-polyprenylbenzoate decarboxylase; this encodes MKYRDLRDFIEALEAKGELKRVSAEVDPYLEITEICDRTLRAGGPALLFENVKGHDMPLLGNLFGTPERVALGMGEDSVEALSEVGKLLAFLKEPDPPKGLRDAWQKLPIFKQVLSMGPKMVKRAPVQEVVYEGDDVDLDRLPIQHCWPGDAAPLVTWSLVVTRGPHKERQNLGIYRQQKIAKNRLIMRWLSHRGGALDFQEFQQAHPGEPFPVAVALGADPATILGAVTPVPDTLSEYAFAGLLRGSRTELVKCGHAELDVPASAEIILEGYIYPDDTAPEGPFGDHTGYYNEVESFPVFTVTRITQRRDAIYHSTYTGRPPDEPAILGVALNEVFVPILRKQFPEIVDFYLPPEGCSYRMAVVTMKKQYPGHAKRVMMGVWSFLRQFMYTKFVVVLDDDVDARRWEDVIWAMTTRMDPARDTVIVENTPIDYLDFASPVSGLGSKMGFDATNKWPGETTREWGEPIAMDSAIKARVDERWESLGIGIPLPPARSGSSG
- a CDS encoding DUF3087 family protein, whose protein sequence is MARFILQHQDTHAYRRKSRIISLVMAGQFVVLGMLFAMLLTAAFGSSLALNALGVLLGLLATSAMFAVLKDRPWMTEVRYAWQLKHHLGQVSGYLSTLRRAMDNDDRTALDLVSFYHQGMAQMAEMNDRTTDDDAERLAEKMQVKLKREELELPEHVEGFNPDDLQAYKRP
- a CDS encoding META domain-containing protein, producing the protein MTQRAPGKQRGRLKQRFQLAGVAASMTLLAACSSAPPVTSPANPDVSDDKPLSGEVIDQRWNLLLLGTHERVTLPEPAHFRIAPDGSVSGSDGCNRFTGQASLGGKQRISIDELATTRKACPALDDAKRVTDMLENAYGYLIDHDRLVFFGPDSRVIGGWRKAN
- a CDS encoding MliC family protein gives rise to the protein MPTHYHVVPLLGAAALVLGGCASQGAAPSAADQATDGPRQTAPDTSIASAPLLPPMLFPGEAERFEAWRCAPANQNLVTAFGDETLRLWSLHGAWRLPQAVVASGARYQNGGISFWNRGDKAQVETPRGQLQCQLANKRAARTRADHPGVMFLAHGNEPGWTVELDNKAPTLTLSTDYGETTETLPYMMSVMDNAAGRVVLENADASRFFRVRIESGACFDDMSGKPHPARVTLSIDGDQYSGCGEGIAP
- a CDS encoding FAD-binding oxidoreductase; this encodes MSARTMTCQVTEVESLNPDVFGVTLEGRAEAMRHAPGQYLELALDDSTWVPFSIASAARGDGRLELHVQHWPERSNSARLRELLKVANQLTVRLPGGDCVLDESSARPLLLIAAGTGFAQMKAIVEAALEHTPERRIDLWWATREHRELYLEPLATHWAQTRAQFCFHAVTELPLEEPLADGERIIHHAGRIDEALENAELASEACDIYLSGSPGMVYACLDILEAKGIDQTRVFSDVFSYAPRDKA